The Vigna radiata var. radiata cultivar VC1973A unplaced genomic scaffold, Vradiata_ver6 scaffold_425, whole genome shotgun sequence genome has a window encoding:
- the LOC106779126 gene encoding casparian strip membrane protein 3 isoform X1: MYTQVTAFRRVPSISIVMDSKKEDAASAPTSPESRRTRSNGKGKTIAEAAPPSVTVVSTKATPSPRGGWRKGAAILDFILRLGAISSAIGAAVVMGKNEQILPFFTQFFQFHVQWDDFPMFQFFVFANGAAAVFLILSLPFSIVCIVRPFVVGARLLLVIIDIFTMALVMAAASAAAAVVYLAHNGSQDANWIAICQQYTDFCEVTSEAVVASFVAAVFLIFLIVLSSVALKRG, from the exons atgtatacacaAGTAACAGCTTTCAGAAGAGTACCTTCCATATCCATTGTGATGGACTCAAAGAAAGAGGATGCAGCTTCTGCACCTACGAGCCCAGAATCTAGGAGGACCAGGAGCAATGGCAAAGGGAAAACCATTGCTGAGGCTGCTCCCCCTTCTGTAACTGTAGTTTCCACAAAAGCTACCCCATCCCCAAGGGGGGGATGGAGAAAGGGTGCCGCAATCCTAGATTTCATCCTTAGGCTCGGAGCCATTAGTTCTGCTATAGGTGCTGCTGTCGTCATGGGGAAAAATGAACAGATACTTCCATTCTTCACCCAGTTCTTTCAGTTTCATGTTCAATGGGATGATTTTCCAATGTTTCA GTTTTTTGTATTTGCAAACGGAGCAGCAGCTGTATTCCTCATCCTCTCATTGCCATTTTCAATTGTCTGCATTGTTCGGCCTTTTGTAGTAGGGGCAAGGCTTCTACTAGTGATCATAGACATA TTTACAATGGCTTTGGTCATGGCAGCTGCTTCAGCTGCTGCAGCTGTTGTGTACTTAGCGCACAATGGGAGCCAAGATGCCAATTGGATCGCCATTTGTCAGCAGTACACTGACTTCTGTGAGGTCACTAGTGAAGCTGTGGTGGCTTCTTTCGTTGCTGcggttttcttaattttcttgaTCGTGCTCTCCTCTGTGGCTCTTAAAAGAGGTTGA
- the LOC106779126 gene encoding casparian strip membrane protein 3 isoform X2, producing MDSKKEDAASAPTSPESRRTRSNGKGKTIAEAAPPSVTVVSTKATPSPRGGWRKGAAILDFILRLGAISSAIGAAVVMGKNEQILPFFTQFFQFHVQWDDFPMFQFFVFANGAAAVFLILSLPFSIVCIVRPFVVGARLLLVIIDIFTMALVMAAASAAAAVVYLAHNGSQDANWIAICQQYTDFCEVTSEAVVASFVAAVFLIFLIVLSSVALKRG from the exons ATGGACTCAAAGAAAGAGGATGCAGCTTCTGCACCTACGAGCCCAGAATCTAGGAGGACCAGGAGCAATGGCAAAGGGAAAACCATTGCTGAGGCTGCTCCCCCTTCTGTAACTGTAGTTTCCACAAAAGCTACCCCATCCCCAAGGGGGGGATGGAGAAAGGGTGCCGCAATCCTAGATTTCATCCTTAGGCTCGGAGCCATTAGTTCTGCTATAGGTGCTGCTGTCGTCATGGGGAAAAATGAACAGATACTTCCATTCTTCACCCAGTTCTTTCAGTTTCATGTTCAATGGGATGATTTTCCAATGTTTCA GTTTTTTGTATTTGCAAACGGAGCAGCAGCTGTATTCCTCATCCTCTCATTGCCATTTTCAATTGTCTGCATTGTTCGGCCTTTTGTAGTAGGGGCAAGGCTTCTACTAGTGATCATAGACATA TTTACAATGGCTTTGGTCATGGCAGCTGCTTCAGCTGCTGCAGCTGTTGTGTACTTAGCGCACAATGGGAGCCAAGATGCCAATTGGATCGCCATTTGTCAGCAGTACACTGACTTCTGTGAGGTCACTAGTGAAGCTGTGGTGGCTTCTTTCGTTGCTGcggttttcttaattttcttgaTCGTGCTCTCCTCTGTGGCTCTTAAAAGAGGTTGA